Proteins from a genomic interval of Zingiber officinale cultivar Zhangliang chromosome 2A, Zo_v1.1, whole genome shotgun sequence:
- the LOC122043548 gene encoding rapid alkalinization factor-like → MSLPLKYVLLLLLLAPTVLLAAESEAALDAAARTCSGGECAGGGEEEEAAMPTESSRRALAATRYVSYDALKKDRVPCNQRGQSYYNCQQHGKANPYRRGCTIITRCARMLN, encoded by the coding sequence ATGTCTCTCCCGCTGAAGTacgtcctcctcctccttctcttggcCCCCACTGTCCTCCTCGCCGCCGAGTCAGAGGCCGCGCTTGATGCTGCTGCAAGAACCTGCTCCGGCGGGGAGTGCGCCGGCGGcggcgaggaggaggaggcggcgatGCCGACGGAGTCGAGCAGGCGAGCGCTGGCGGCCACTAGGTACGTGAGCTACGACGCGCTGAAGAAGGACAGAGTGCCGTGCAACCAGCGAGGGCAGTCGTACTACAACTGCCAGCAGCACGGGAAGGCCAACCCTTACCGGCGCGGCTGCACCATCATCACCAGATGCGCCAGGATGCTCAATTGA